A single region of the Anaeromicrobium sediminis genome encodes:
- a CDS encoding acyl-CoA dehydratase activase-related protein: protein MKTLLTLNHHIRNKKKYKSATDLVIGIPKGLFYHEHSRLWEKFFENLGCKVIVSEDTNKEILNYGIKHCSNETCLPVKVFHGHVYSLKDKVDYIFIPRYTSVDKNEYTCPKFCGLPDMSLLNLKGSIRVLEVKLHIDKDINFTFESLKELAKNINVEYNNVVEAFKNAVDLFHKNEEEKLRDGLNQVNKSKKLAVSVLGHPYVIYDNYMSMRLIGKLKNKNIDVYTPMSLDRETKRRNAYPFQGKVFWGVGFENLGSAFTFAEDENINGIIYLSPFACGVDAFIVEFIERRFKTHYKVPFLKLTIDEHTGEAGFDTRIEAFLDMIGCD, encoded by the coding sequence ATGAAGACATTATTAACTCTGAATCACCATATACGTAATAAGAAAAAGTATAAGAGTGCAACGGATCTGGTTATTGGTATTCCAAAGGGCTTATTTTATCATGAACACAGCCGTCTATGGGAAAAATTTTTTGAGAATTTAGGCTGCAAAGTAATAGTTTCAGAAGATACAAACAAGGAAATTCTCAATTATGGGATTAAGCACTGTAGCAATGAAACATGCCTTCCTGTAAAAGTATTTCATGGGCATGTATACAGCCTTAAAGATAAAGTAGACTATATATTTATTCCAAGATACACAAGTGTTGATAAAAACGAGTATACCTGCCCTAAATTCTGTGGACTACCGGATATGTCACTATTAAATCTAAAAGGTAGTATAAGGGTATTGGAAGTGAAACTGCATATAGATAAGGATATTAATTTTACCTTTGAAAGCTTAAAAGAACTAGCTAAAAACATTAATGTTGAATATAACAACGTTGTTGAGGCTTTCAAAAATGCAGTGGATTTATTTCATAAAAACGAGGAAGAGAAATTAAGAGATGGCCTGAATCAGGTTAATAAATCAAAAAAACTTGCCGTTTCAGTGTTAGGACATCCCTATGTTATATATGATAACTATATGAGCATGAGACTTATAGGAAAACTTAAAAATAAAAATATTGATGTTTACACTCCAATGAGTCTTGATAGAGAAACAAAAAGGCGTAATGCTTATCCTTTCCAAGGCAAGGTTTTTTGGGGAGTTGGCTTTGAAAACCTGGGAAGTGCATTTACATTTGCAGAAGATGAAAATATTAATGGAATTATCTATTTATCACCTTTTGCTTGTGGAGTAGATGCATTTATTGTTGAATTTATTGAAAGGCGGTTTAAAACCCATTACAAAGTACCTTTCCTAAAACTCACAATCGATGAACACACGGGAGAAGCAGGATTTGATACAAGAATAGAAGCATTTTTGGATATGATAGGGTGTGATTAA